One Solanum lycopersicum chromosome 2, SLM_r2.1 genomic region harbors:
- the LOC101255265 gene encoding protein DETOXIFICATION 9, translating into MAMEEPLLLNLEEDDVRVSRKVFIEELKEASRIALPMIVVTVSQYLLRVSPMIMLGHLGELSLSSASIATSLCNVTGYSVLFGMSSALETLCGQAYGAGQYRKLGTFTYSAIICLFLVCIPVSVLWIFTDKLLILMGQDPSIAKEAGKYAIWLIPTLFPYAILQSVVRYLQAQSLILPMLINAVASLCFQVAICWAFIFKLNLGIVGAALSIGLSYWLNVILLMLYVKYSSACEKTRASFSTDVFLTLGDFFRLAIPSAVMVCLEWWSFELIILSSGLLPNPMLETSVLSICFTTTSVHYHIPYSFGAAASTRVSNELGAGRPQAAKIALVAVLVLSATEVVLASITLFVVRNVWGYTFTYEKEVATYVAEITPVLCISIIMDGTQAVLSGVARGSGWQHIGAYVNLGAYYLVGIPAALFLGFVLHLNGKGLWSGLVAGATVQSISLSVVTGFTNWEKQAIEARHRIFSEKLATENQLIE; encoded by the exons aTGGCGATGGAAGAGCCGCTGCTGCTTAATTTGGAGGAAGACGATGTGAGGGTGAGCCGCAAAGTGTTTATTGAAGAGTTGAAAGAGGCGAGTCGAATAGCTTTGCCTATGATAGTGGTGACAGTATCACAGTACCTTTTGCGCGTTTCGCCAATGATTATGTTAGGTCACCTTGGTGAACTTTCACTTTCTAGTGCTTCTATTGCTACCTCACTTTGCAATGTTACCGGTTACAGTGTCCTT TTTGGAATGTCTAGTGCACTGGAGACTCTATGTGGGCAGGCCTATGGAGCAGGACAATATCGAAAACTTGGAACTTTTACTTATAGTGCTATTATTTGTCTGTTTCTGGTATGCATACCAGTCTCTGTTCTGTGGATTTTCACGGATAAACTTCTTATATTGATGGGCCAAGATCCTTCAATTGCAAAGGAAGCTGGAAAATACGCAATTTGGCTCATTCCTACACTATTTCCATATGCTATTCTTCAGTCAGTTGTCCGGTATCTGCAGGCACAGAGTTTAATCCTACCAATGCTTATAAATGCAGTTGCATCTTTATGCTTCCAAGTGGCAATTTGTTGGGcttttatattcaaattgaaTTTAGGGATTGTGGGAGCAGCATTGTCAATTGGTTTATCCTATTGGTTGAATGTGATCTTGCTTATGCTTTATGTGAAGTACTCATCGGCTTGTGAAAAGACTCGAGCTTCATTCTCTACGGATGTTTTCCTGACTTTAGGGGACTTCTTCCGCCTTGCCATCCCATCTGCTGTAATGGTTTG CTTGGAATGGTGGTCATTTGAGCTTATCATTCTAAGCTCTGGTCTGTTGCCAAATCCGATGCTAGAAACTTCTGTACTTTCCATATG CTTTACAACCACTTCTGTGCACTACCATATACCTTATTCTTTCGGTGCTGCAGCAAG TACTCGGGTTTCAAATGAGCTTGGAGCTGGGAGGCCACAGGCGGCGAAAATTGCTCTCGTTGCTGTGTTAGTTCTTTCTGCCACTGAGGTTGTTCTTGCAAGTATAACTCTATTTGTGGTCCGTAATGTATGGGGCTATACGTTTACTTATGAGAAAGAAGTGGCCACTTATGTTGCAGAAATTACTCCTGTTCTTTGCATATCAATTATCATGGACGGCACCCAAGCTGTACTATCAG GAGTTGCTAGAGGAAGCGGGTGGCAGCATATTGGAGCCTATGTGAACCTTGGAGCATATTATTTGGTTGGAATTCCCGCGGCTCTATTTCTTGGATTTGTCTTACATCTAAACGGCAAGGGTCTTTGGAGTGGATTGGTGGCTGGAGCAACTGTGCAATCTATTTCACTCTCCGTTGTCACCGGCTTCACCAATTGGGAAAAACAG GCCATTGAAGCAAGACACAGAATTTTTAGTGAAAAGCTTGCCACGGAAAATCAGCTCATTGAATGA